The Fragaria vesca subsp. vesca linkage group LG2, FraVesHawaii_1.0, whole genome shotgun sequence genome includes a window with the following:
- the LOC101299251 gene encoding U-box domain-containing protein 15-like isoform 1, with protein sequence MAGREIVIEGVRGECYYEKKNVVVGGGEDGSDGNSVEELMGVIERVGSYSGFRSAHRKECLSLVRRLKLLLPLLEEIRELEYYSNQALNSLANLKRALASAKKLLKNCSCGSKIYLTLESEAVIVRFHVVYDKLSQALEDFPYVELGISDEVKEQVQLTRTQLKRAKKRADTQDIELAMDLMVVFSKKNDDRNADKAILERLANKLELHTIADLKEETIVVRKLAKRRSASQNAESIQQVTDLLGRFKENAGIYEDFLLDGPVSTKSLRKYRSLLIPNEFLCPITLEIMTDPVIVATGQTYERASIQKWLGSNHNTCPKTGQTLDHISLAPNFSLKNLIQQWCEKNHFELPKKESNAFPDGSTAEILEEISSLVYDLSSCQLDVLKEAIFKIRMLSKENPENRVLIAKGGGIPQLIRLLSYPDSKIQEHTVTALLNLSIDEANKRLIAGEESVSAIIEILQHGTDEARENSAAALLSLSMLNENKVLIGTLNGIPPLVHLLQTGTTRGRKDAATALFNLSLNQTNKSRAIDAGLIPPLLHLIEDKNLGMTDEALSILLLLASHPEGRNEIGRLSFIETLVGIIKNGTPKNKECATSVLLALGLNNSSLTLAALQYGVYEHLVEVARCGTNRAQRKANALLQHMSKCEHIP encoded by the exons ATGGCTGGGAGGGAGATAGTGATTGAGGGAGTTAGAGGGGAGTGTTATTATGAGAAGAAGAATGTTGTTGTTGGGGGTGGTGAAGATGGAAGCGATGGTAACAGCGTTGAGGAATTGATGGGAGTGATTGAGAGGGTTGGATCGTATTCGGGGTTTCGAAGTGCTCACAGGAAGGAGTGCTTGAGCTTGGTGAGGAGGTTGAAGCTGCTGCTGCCTCTGTTGGAGGAGATTAGGGAGTTGGAGTACTACTCCAATCAGGCTTTGAATTCTTTGGCTAATTTGAAGAGGGCACTTGCTTCTGCCAAGAAGTTGCTCAAGAATTGTAGTTGTGGGAGTAAGATTTACTTG ACTTTGGAAAGTGAGGCAGTGATCGTAAGGTTTCATGTTGTTTATGATAAACTAAGCCAGGCTTTGGAAGATTTCCCTTATGTTGAGCTTGGGATCTCAGATGAAGTCAAAGAGCAA GTTCAACTAACGCGAACGCAACTCAAACGAGCAAAGAAACGGGCTGATACGCAGGATATAGAGCTAGCAATGGATCTGATGGTTGTGTTCTCTAAGAAAAATGATGACAGGAATGCAGATAAAGCGATACTTGAAAGACTAGCCAATAAGTTGGAACTACACACTATTGCAGACTTGAAAGAGGAAACAATAGTTGTTAGAAAGCTAGCTAAAAGGAGATCAGCAAGTCAGAATGCTGAAAGCATTCAACAGGTCACTGATCTTTTGGGTAGGTTTAAAGAAAATGCAGGGATTTATGAGGACTTCTTGCTTGATGGTCCTGTTTCCACGAAAAGTCTGAGGAAGTATCGGTCTTTGTTGATTCCAAATGAGTTTCTATGCCCGATTACGTTGGAGATCATGACTGATCCTGTCATTGTTGCAACAGGACAG ACTTATGAAAGAGCAAGCATACAAAAGTGGCTGGGTTCCAATCACAACACCTGCCCAAAGACGGGGCAAACATTGGATCACATATCACTAGCACCAAATTTTTCCCTCAAGAATCTAATCCAGCAATGGTGTGAGAAGAATCATTTTGAACTGCCTAAGAAGGAATCTAATGCATTTCCTGATGGCTCTACTGCTGAAATTTTGGAGGAAATATCTTCCTTAGTGTATGATCTATCTTCATGTCAGCTGGATGTTTTGAAAGAAGCCATTTTTAAGATCCGAATGCTATCTAAAGAGAATCCGGAGAATAGAGTTCTGATAGCTAAGGGTGGAGGGATCCCCCAATTGATCAGGCTCTTGTCATATCCAGATTCCAAGATTCAAGAACACACAGTGACAGCTCTTTTAAATTTATCAATTGATGAGGCCAACAAAAGACTCATAGCAGGAGAAGAGTCTGTTTCTGCTATAATTGAGATCTTGCAGCATGGAACAGATGAAGCTAGAGAGAATTCTGCTGCTGCATTGTTGAGCTTATCCATGCTCAATGAGAACAAAGTACTTATTGGGACTTTGAATGGAATTCCTCCTCTGGTACATCTTCTGCAGACTGGAACAACTAGAGGTAGAAAGGATGCTGCCACTGCATTATTTAACTTGTCTTTGAACCAAACCAACAAGTCAAGGGCCATTGATGCAGGTCTAATACCGCCATTGCTTCATCTAATTGAGGATAAGAACTTGGGCATGACTGATGAAGCCCTCTCAATTTTGTTACTCCTTGCATCACATCCTGAGGGCCGAAACGAGATTGGGAGGTTATCTTTCATTGAAACTCTGGTTGGAATTATCAAGAATGGAACTCCCAAGAACAAGGAATGTGCTACATCGGTTCTTCTAGCGCTTGGATTGAATAATTCGTCCTTGACTTTGGCTGCACTTCAGTATGGTGTCTATGAGCATCTGGTGGAGGTAGCTAGATGTGGAACCAACAGAGCTCAAAGGAAGGCTAACGCCCTTTTGCAGCATATGAGTAAATGTGAGCACATTCCTTAA
- the LOC101299251 gene encoding U-box domain-containing protein 15-like isoform 2, translating into MAGREIVIEGVRGECYYEKKNVVVGGGEDGSDGNSVEELMGVIERVGSYSGFRSAHRKECLSLVRRLKLLLPLLEEIRELEYYSNQALNSLANLKRALASAKKLLKNCSCGSKIYLTLESEAVIVRFHVVYDKLSQALEDFPYVELGISDEVKEQVQLTRTQLKRAKKRADTQDIELAMDLMVVFSKKNDDRNADKAILERLANKLELHTIADLKEETIVVRKLAKRRSASQNAESIQQVTDLLGRFKENAGIYEDFLLDGPVSTKSLRKYRSLLIPNEFLCPITLEIMTDPVIVATGQTYERASIQKWLGSNHNTCPKTGQTLDHISLAPNFSLKNLIQQWCEKNHFELPKKESNAFPDGSTAEILEEISSLVYDLSSCQLDVLKEAIFKIRMLSKENPENRVLIAKGGGIPQLIRLLSYPDSKIQEHTVTALLNLSIDEANKRLIAGEESVSAIIEILQHGTDEARENSAAALLSLSMLNENKVLIGTLNGIPPLVHLLQTGTTRGLIPPLLHLIEDKNLGMTDEALSILLLLASHPEGRNEIGRLSFIETLVGIIKNGTPKNKECATSVLLALGLNNSSLTLAALQYGVYEHLVEVARCGTNRAQRKANALLQHMSKCEHIP; encoded by the exons ATGGCTGGGAGGGAGATAGTGATTGAGGGAGTTAGAGGGGAGTGTTATTATGAGAAGAAGAATGTTGTTGTTGGGGGTGGTGAAGATGGAAGCGATGGTAACAGCGTTGAGGAATTGATGGGAGTGATTGAGAGGGTTGGATCGTATTCGGGGTTTCGAAGTGCTCACAGGAAGGAGTGCTTGAGCTTGGTGAGGAGGTTGAAGCTGCTGCTGCCTCTGTTGGAGGAGATTAGGGAGTTGGAGTACTACTCCAATCAGGCTTTGAATTCTTTGGCTAATTTGAAGAGGGCACTTGCTTCTGCCAAGAAGTTGCTCAAGAATTGTAGTTGTGGGAGTAAGATTTACTTG ACTTTGGAAAGTGAGGCAGTGATCGTAAGGTTTCATGTTGTTTATGATAAACTAAGCCAGGCTTTGGAAGATTTCCCTTATGTTGAGCTTGGGATCTCAGATGAAGTCAAAGAGCAA GTTCAACTAACGCGAACGCAACTCAAACGAGCAAAGAAACGGGCTGATACGCAGGATATAGAGCTAGCAATGGATCTGATGGTTGTGTTCTCTAAGAAAAATGATGACAGGAATGCAGATAAAGCGATACTTGAAAGACTAGCCAATAAGTTGGAACTACACACTATTGCAGACTTGAAAGAGGAAACAATAGTTGTTAGAAAGCTAGCTAAAAGGAGATCAGCAAGTCAGAATGCTGAAAGCATTCAACAGGTCACTGATCTTTTGGGTAGGTTTAAAGAAAATGCAGGGATTTATGAGGACTTCTTGCTTGATGGTCCTGTTTCCACGAAAAGTCTGAGGAAGTATCGGTCTTTGTTGATTCCAAATGAGTTTCTATGCCCGATTACGTTGGAGATCATGACTGATCCTGTCATTGTTGCAACAGGACAG ACTTATGAAAGAGCAAGCATACAAAAGTGGCTGGGTTCCAATCACAACACCTGCCCAAAGACGGGGCAAACATTGGATCACATATCACTAGCACCAAATTTTTCCCTCAAGAATCTAATCCAGCAATGGTGTGAGAAGAATCATTTTGAACTGCCTAAGAAGGAATCTAATGCATTTCCTGATGGCTCTACTGCTGAAATTTTGGAGGAAATATCTTCCTTAGTGTATGATCTATCTTCATGTCAGCTGGATGTTTTGAAAGAAGCCATTTTTAAGATCCGAATGCTATCTAAAGAGAATCCGGAGAATAGAGTTCTGATAGCTAAGGGTGGAGGGATCCCCCAATTGATCAGGCTCTTGTCATATCCAGATTCCAAGATTCAAGAACACACAGTGACAGCTCTTTTAAATTTATCAATTGATGAGGCCAACAAAAGACTCATAGCAGGAGAAGAGTCTGTTTCTGCTATAATTGAGATCTTGCAGCATGGAACAGATGAAGCTAGAGAGAATTCTGCTGCTGCATTGTTGAGCTTATCCATGCTCAATGAGAACAAAGTACTTATTGGGACTTTGAATGGAATTCCTCCTCTGGTACATCTTCTGCAGACTGGAACAACTAGAG GTCTAATACCGCCATTGCTTCATCTAATTGAGGATAAGAACTTGGGCATGACTGATGAAGCCCTCTCAATTTTGTTACTCCTTGCATCACATCCTGAGGGCCGAAACGAGATTGGGAGGTTATCTTTCATTGAAACTCTGGTTGGAATTATCAAGAATGGAACTCCCAAGAACAAGGAATGTGCTACATCGGTTCTTCTAGCGCTTGGATTGAATAATTCGTCCTTGACTTTGGCTGCACTTCAGTATGGTGTCTATGAGCATCTGGTGGAGGTAGCTAGATGTGGAACCAACAGAGCTCAAAGGAAGGCTAACGCCCTTTTGCAGCATATGAGTAAATGTGAGCACATTCCTTAA